The sequence below is a genomic window from Haematobia irritans isolate KBUSLIRL chromosome 3, ASM5000362v1, whole genome shotgun sequence.
ccaattttggttgaaatcagttcagatttaggtatagctcccatatatatctttcgtccgatttgctgtcatatgaccacagaggtcaaatttgtaatccgatttacgtgaaattttgcacagggagtagaattaacataatTACTATGTATGTTGAACATGCACTGTTGGAAAATCCAACCATAATCATCGAAATTCTTTCCAGTTATGGTCATCACCAGTCTAATATACTGACATTacaatgcaaaatattttttacaatatttatacTGAAAGTTATATTAGTTTGAGGTATCACTGTAATTTAGTgctaagaaattttatctattCTATATTTGTCATTACCATATTTggtcatattttttcttaattgaaaTCATATTATTTACTCAATGCATATCAATTTGAACTCTCTCATTTTTGTCTGATTATTTAGTCAAATTACTCTCTCTTTATCACTCTCTCTATTTAATGCATGCTCAATGTTATCATACATACACTTGTATTACAACAAAAAAGAGTACTAAATCATAAAATAGCTGTACACAATAagctcttttaaatttgttaaacgcTCCGctgctacaaaaattttattgcctcgGTCATTCCATTTGGACAGCCGAACAGATAACATCTTGTAAGACATTCAACTGagctagaaattaataaaaaccctTTCTTCTACTTACAGCGTTTTTGTGGTTTTCTGAtatcgttttttttctttcttttctgatcattaatttttttttactttgtttttcTTGGGGAATTATTGAACATTCCGTTTGGTGCCGAAACCCGGGAACCTTGTTCCCAAATTAGTGAGTTATTTTCGTGGAattaattttcgatattttttttgAAGTGGATATAGcgagtttttttttaaggtaTTTTCACGTGTTGGAGAATAACAATTCAATTACCATTATGAGCGCTCTACACGAGACTATTGCGAGTCAACGTGATATAATGGAAAGGGTGAAGGAGATGTATGCTAGGTTTTTGGACAGGGATAACAGTGCCAAGTCTCGGGGATATTTGTCTACTTTGGTACAAGAGCTGGACGATATGTATCAGCAATTTAAATATCAGCACGATGAGATTATGAAATCTATCCGTGATTCTGATGTGAGTGAGGCTGACGTACCATACGTTGTGGACAAGTGTTTTTATGAGTTTTCCgatcaatatttttcatttaaaggtgCTATTGTTGACTCCATGCCTTCCAACACGACCGGTTCTCCATTTAGCAGTACCTTCGCTGTCAGCCATGGCCATGCTGATACTTCTTGTTCAATGGAAGCAAAGCTACCTAAGATTTCTCTACCGAATTTTTCCGGGGATTACATGGAGTGGTTCCCCTTCAGGGATATATATTTGTCATTGGTCCACAACAATTTTTCTCTTTCGAAAATTCAAAAGTTTTTCTACCTCAAGGGGACTCTCTCTGGTGAGGCCGCCGGACTTATCAGGACACTTTCCGTTACTGAGGCGAACTACGATACCGCTTGGACTATACTTGAGTCACGGTATCATAACAGACGAATGATTGTGGGTTCGCTCACGTCAAGATTATTCAACGTTCCAAGGAGCGACGGTTCATTTGGTAGTATTAAGGCTTTACTGGACACTACCCATGAGTGCTTGTCATCGCTTAAGAACTTGGGTATTGATACAGGGACATGGGATCCTGTTTTGATTTATGTCATATGCCAGAAACTTGATTTCCAAACTAGGCGGGATTGGGAACATTCGTTAAGGTCCTCCACGGAACTTCCGAGCAGGgatgaaatgttttcttttcttgagaGAACTTTTCGCACCCTTGAATCGTTGGAAGATGATAGCTCTAATTCGGGTAGGATTAAGTCGGCTAAGGTTAAGAGTAGGTCTTTTAATGCTGCTAAGTTTACTGCTCCTCGTTCTATTTCTTGTTGCTATTGCTCGAAAAATCATTACTTATCTAAATGTTATCAGTTTCTTGCATTATCGCTGAATATGAAGAATGATTTTCTGAGGAATAGAAATATTTGCCGCAACTGTTTGTCTCTCGGGCATCACCACGATAAATGTCCCTCTCTATACCGATGTGGAACATGTAATTTACCACATCATACTGTCTTGCACAGTGACGATACCCCTTCGATTCAAAATAGGAATGAAAGTGATGAAACCCACATCACCTCTCATGCAGCCGGTGTTCTTCATGATGTGTTTTTGTACACTATTCGATTATTTGTGGAAACCTGCCATGGCAGATACCCTATGAGGGCTTTACTGGACCCTGGGTCTCAGGGTAGTTTAGTATCTGAGTCGGCTGTTCAGCTATTAGGGGTGAAGAGGAAACGTTCATTTTGCAAGGTGGTTGGGGTGGGCGatggaaatgaaaatatttctaaatattcAGTCGAaatcgatttatggtctacaaagCTGAAACCGGTACTGACATGCACAGCATTCGTGCTCAGAAACGTTTCTTCATATAGACCGAACACTTCAAGAAGGATCAGTTTCCCTGGCATTTGTATAGATGCCTTAGCAGATCCGTATTATTATAAATCGGATCCCATAGATATCATTCTGGGATCCGACGTTTGTTCTAAGATTCAAATTCCTACGGAATCGTTTATACAtgatgaattattttttcagaataCCCATTTCGGGTGGGTTTTCTCTGGGTCTCCAGTGTCGGTTTCTCCGAACGTAATTCACTTCCACAATACTAATTTGGAAGGGATATTAAGAGCCTTTTGGGAACAAGAAGAAATCATTTCTTCAAGGCAATTAACTGATGAGGAGGAGGCTTGCGAAGATTTCTTTCTCAGAACTACCACACGATCGCCGGACGGTAGATACTGTGTACATTTGCCCTTTAGAAATATTCTCAACGAGAAACCCCTTCCAGTAATGCATAATAACCTTATTGGAGCTCTAAGTCGCTATAATCAGTTGGAAAAATCTTTCCTGAGGCGACCGTTGTACGCTAAAGCGTACCGGCAATTTATTCGTGAATACGAAATGTTGGGCCATATGTCTCGAATAGGGTATTACACTCCAAGCGTTTCTGGAAATTCTTATTTCCTACCACATCATGGAATTTTTAAGGAGGATAGTACAACCACCAAACTTAGGGTGGTGTTTGATGGCAGCAGCCATATTAAGGGTCATAAGAGTCTTAACGAGGAGCTTGCCCCTGGGCCCGCCTTACAGAACGATCTTCCCATGGTCATAACTAGATGGAGAAAGCATAGATTTGCATTTAGCGCGGACATCGAGAAGATGTTCCGCCAGATTAATGTGTGCCAGGAACATAGACCCTTTCAGCAAATTTTATGGCGGGCAAACCCCAATGAGGATATTTCAGTATATCAATTGACCACCGTCACTTATGGGACGACTTCCGCACCTTATTTGGCAATTAGGATTTTGCGAAAGCTTGCTCAAGATTATGAGAATTATTTTCCGCACGAATCGAGCATTTTGACGACCGATTCATATGTTGATGACATACTGTCTGGATCAGACTCTGTTAATGGTGTCATCTCTATGTACAAGAATTTGTCTGCTCTTTTAAGGGAAGGCGGATTTAATTTAAGGAAGTGGATCACCAATTGTCCTGAGTTGTTAAGGGAAATCCCAGAAGAGTTTAGGGAAACTTCAGTTACTTTGAATTTCGATCAGGATAATGTTGTTAAGACATTAGGTGTCCAATGGAATATAAGAACTGATACGTTTTCGTTCAGGGTATGTCTTAATGATCCACATCCCGTATCGAAACGTTCGATTTTATCCGACACAGCCCGTCTCTATGACCCTTTGGGTTGGCTAACACCCTCTACGGTTATCGCAAAATCTTTATTTAAGAAACTTTGGGAGAATGGAGTAGGATGGGATGACCCAGTTCCACCCTTCATTGAACATGATTGGATAAAATATCGATCAGCTCTCCCCTCTTTTTCTGAATTGAAAATCCCTAGATGGTTAAATTTTTCACCACACTCTAAATTGGAGCTCCATTGTTTCTCTGATGCGTCGACTATAGCTTATGCGGCTGCCGTATATGTGAGAGTAGTGACATTGGATAATGTTTTCGTTAACCTACTACAGGCCAAGTCGAAAGTGACCCCCATAAAAACTGTCTCCATACCAAGATTGGAGCTGTGCGCGGCAGTTCTTGCTGCCAAGCTGCTCCATAAAGTAAAAGGTTCATTTTCGGACACTAGTATTCAGGACGTTCATTTTTGGAGTGACAGTTTTACAGTCCTAAGTTGGCTACGAAAACCGCCTACACGGTGGAGTGTTTATGTCGCCAATAGAGTGGCTGAAATCCAACGGCTGAGTGATCCTTCACAATGGCGATATGTTCCGTCTGCTCTTAACCCCGCAGATTGCGCTTCTAGAGGTATGCATCCATCTGATTTGGTCGAGAATTTCAGCTGGTGGTACGGtcccaattttttgaaattgccTTCGCGTTATTGGCCCGAGACCTTACCGAATCTTGAGACTGATGAGGAATCTAAGTACCCCGATATTCAATGCCATCTCATATCTGACGTTGAATACCCTGTCTTATTATCACGGTATTCTGATTTAAGAAGACTACTCCGTATTACTGCTTATTGTTTGAGatttgttcataattgtaggaATGTCACTAAACAGAAAACGGGGATGCTTCAACACGCTTGCCTCAGAGAAGCTCTTTTGACTTTGATTAGAGTAACTCAAAACATAGACTTCTCTCAGGAAATTAAGCTTCTGGTAAACAAGAGCGAGGTTAAGCATAAACCGCTACTTAGACTGCTCCCTTTTATTGATGGTACGGGTATAATACGTGTTGGGGGACGCTTGCAAAATAGTGAGTTGCCTTATGACGTAAAGCATCCAATTCTACTTGCGAAGTCCAACCCATTGTCAAAATTGATTATTAGGGATGCCCATGAGAGAACTTTAAATGGTGGTATTACACTTACAATGTCGTACGTAAATAGGAAATATTGGGTAATTTCTGGGAATCAATTAGCTAAAAGGATTATTAACAATTGTATTCGATGCTTCAGATACACGGCCAGAACTTCTCGTCAAATAATGGGCAATCTTCCAGCTGTACGTACAAATATGACACGACCATTTAAACATTCTGGTGTTGATTACGCCGGACCTATATATATGAAGAACTCCACACTTAGATCTTCTGTAACCACAAAGGGCtatatatgtttatttatttgtatggtTACTAAGGCGCTACATTTGGAAGCCGTATCGGACATGACAACCAATTCATTTTTGGCGGCATTTCGACGATTTGTGTCACGAAGAGGTTCTTGTACCGATATTTACTCCGACTGCGGCACAAATTTTGTCGGTGCTTCTAAAGAGTTGAGGGCCATGATTCACAGAAGTGAAAATTCTTTGCCTGACGATATTCGCCAAAACTTGTCGGCCCTTGGCACAGATTGGCATTTTATTCCCCCAGCATCCCCAAACTTCGGCGGGCTTTGGGAAGCCGGGGTTAAATCTGTAAAATATCACCTGAAACGCATAACAGGAGATAGATTGCTAAGTTATGAAGAATTTTCGACACTTCTTTGTGAAATAGAGAGCTGCCTCAATTCACGCCCTCTTTGCCCTTTATCTTCTGATCCATCTGATATAAATGCCCTTACACCCGCTCATTTTCTTATCGGTGAGCCCAGTACATGTATTCCTGAGGAATCATTACTTGACCGGAATATAAATCGTTTATCTCGTTGGAAGAAGATTGAAAtgttaaaacaacatttttggaagaggTGGTATAGGGAGTATATAAATCGCCTACAGGCTCGACCCAAATGGCTCACAGAAAAAAAGGATGCCAAAATTGGAGATCTTGTTATTATAGCAGACGAAAGGTGTGGACCTGCCCAATGGTTATTGGGCCGTATCCAAGAAGTTCATCCTGGACCCGACGGCCACGTTCGAGTTGTATCGATATGGTGTAAAAATAAAGTAATAAAAAGGCCTATTACTAAAATATGTTTTCTCCCTACAGATTCAACTGACGAAAATACTGAAGCTGCGATTGAAACCCCTATAGAAGAACAACAACTGAAGGATGGAGCCTTCCTGTCTTGTTGTGAGCCGGAGCACAGCCAAGTCTGCGGACTAAACTAAAAACACTCCCACCGATAGGCCGTCCTTCtaacaatttcttaaaaacgaGAGTTCTTCGGGGGGGACAATGTTGGAAAATCCAACCATAATCATCGAAATTCTTTCCAGTTATGGTCATCACCAGTCTAATATACTGACATTacaatgcaaaatattttttacaatatttatacTGAAAGTTATATTAGTTTGAGGTATCACTGTAATTTAGTgctaagaaattttatctattCTATATTTGTCATTACCATATTTggtcatattttttcttaattgaaaTCATATTATTTACTCAATGCATATCAATTTGAACTCTCTCATTTTTGTCTGATTATTTAGTCAAATTACTCTCTCTTTATCACTCTCTCTATTTAATGCATGCTCAATGTTATCATACATACACTTGTATTACAACAAAAAAGAGTACTAAATCATAAAATAGCTGTACACAATAagctcttttaaatttgttaaacgcTCCGctgctacaaaaattttattgcctcgGTCATTCCATTTGGACAGCCGAACAGATAACATCTTGTAAGACATTCAACTGagctagaaattaataaaaaccctTTCTTCTACTTACAGCGTTTTTGTGGTTTTCTGAtatcgttttttttctttcttttctgatcattaatttttttttactttgtttttcTTGGGGAATTATTGAACATGCACTAAAAAAAAACCATGCACACCAAACACTTTAGACGATtttgatatgctatcgaaattgtggatctacaaagtggtgcagggttaaTATAGTCGCCccctactttagactttttCTTACTTGTTGAGAGATATATTAGTGTTTGTGTATAAAACCCTAtaaatgaaccaaatttcaactgaatcggatgaatattgATCCTCCCAGAggatctggaggtcaaatctgggaatcggtttatatgggggctatatataattatgaaccgatatggaccaatttttgcaatgttgttggagactatataacaacatcatgtacgaaatttcagcaggatcggatgaaatttgcttctctttgaggctccggaaaccaaatctggggatcggtttatatgggggatatatataattatgaactgatatggaccaatttttgcatggtttttagagaccatatattaacaccacgtagtaaatttaaaccggatcggatggattttgctcctccaagaagctccgaaggtcaaatctgggatcggtttatatgggggctacatataattatgaaccgctgtggaccaatttttgcaatgttgttagagactatataataacatcatgtacgaaatttcagccggatcagatgaaatttgcttctcctagaggctccccaagccaaatctagggatcggtctatatgggggctatatataattatgaactgatatggaccaatttttgcatggtttttagagaccatatattaacaccacgtagtaaatttaaaccggatcggatggattttgctcctccaagaagctccgaaggtcaaatctgggatcggtttatatgggggttacatataattgtgaaccgctgtggcccaattcttgcatggttggttgagaccatatgcttacaccaggtaccgaatttcaaccggatcggatgaaatttgcttctctaagagactccgcaagcgaaatctgggggtcggtttatacgagcgttatacgtaaaagtggtccaatatgacccatttgcaataccatccgacctacatcaataacaactgcttatgccaagtttcaagtcgattcctttcatttcgttcggaagttagcatgctttcaacagacggacggacatgcttagatcgactcagaatatatatatatatatatatatatatatatatatatatatatatatatatatatatatatatatatatatatatatatatatatatatatatatatatatatatatatatatatatatatatatatatatatatatatatatatatatatatatatatatatatatatatatatatatatatatatatatatatatatatatatatatatatatatatactttatgggggcttagagcaatatttcaatgtgttacaaacggaatgacaaagttaatatacccccatcctatggtggagggtatcaaAATTAAATCTGTGTTTTCAGCAGCAAAGCTGAATACacattagaagacaatgttggagggtacataagattcggcctgaccgtatattggtccatgtttcatTTAAAGTACAAGTTAATGATAATAAAGACACTTAGCTTATAATCCGTATCCAGTGTACCGAATAATATCCACAATAGCTCAATTTGTCCTCTTAACCTCCTCATTAAAGCATTCCATGTGAGCTAAGTAATAATTTCATAGTAATTAGTTCTGAATATTAAATCAATATTgtgtaaaattgaattaaggtTTACTACTATCATAGGTTAAATCAAATGGAATGTGTTATTAGGAATTAAACTGACTtagagttttaatccaatttatgtagaagaaaacataatatgattacAACATATTTTATAATCTTAAAATTCTCTTACTAATGGGTGTCTGAAGCACAGCTTTAAGAAGCAAAAACCACAGGGAATGGTAAATGAATATCGAAGGCAACATTCCAATTGAAAAACCGGAAATATTTCAGTTATAGATGTCCAAAAGGGATAGAttcatatattctctgtgggatGTTAAATTCAAACATTTGTTTGTGATTTAGGGTCGTTTTAATAAAGTCCCCTTAGTCTAACTGGTCTCACTTTGGTAGGCCGAGTTCTTGAAAAATctatactttgacaaaatatttttgtgagtcCACAGATGTCTTGTCATTGAAATAGGAATGTGAATTTGCTTGACATAAAgaatgcatttctctgatacaacGTTTTTCTCCTTGGccgaaagtcgataaacttttcaatgaataaaACTCTATACTTTTCATGTTAGACTGATAACGAAAAAGGCTGAGGTTCTTAATATTTGGAAATAAATCATCAAAATTATTAATGGCATCATTatattcaaagttgttttgtatAATGACTAAAAAGCTAAAGCGTATTCTGAAATGGGAGATGTCTGtcaatactttttatacccatgcAACGCATCTAAATATTCATTTTCGACCCTGTCCGAAAGTCCGTCTTTAGGTGTGTAATTAGGATAGATAACGCAATCAAATAATAGATAATGGCAATCAAAGTAAAATTGAGAACTCACTACATATGAAGCCGCGACACCTAACGCATTAATGTGCGTGGGTAACAGGTACAAGATAGAGTTTGAAGTTCTTATATTTTTATTCTTTAAGAATATTTACCATTGGTTGaaggtacccagcaaaaaaagagcttccagaaaagtagtttggatccccaatctgtgatccggaagtagtgcaaacttggatcatctccaaagtattttacatgggcttgtcataggacggaagtactccctttttggatcttttgcattgctttagaagttgtg
It includes:
- the LOC142231095 gene encoding uncharacterized protein LOC142231095 yields the protein MSALHETIASQRDIMERVKEMYARFLDRDNSAKSRGYLSTLVQELDDMYQQFKYQHDEIMKSIRDSDVSEADVPYVVDKCFYEFSDQYFSFKGAIVDSMPSNTTGSPFSSTFAVSHGHADTSCSMEAKLPKISLPNFSGDYMEWFPFRDIYLSLVHNNFSLSKIQKFFYLKGTLSGEAAGLIRTLSVTEANYDTAWTILESRYHNRRMIVGSLTSRLFNVPRSDGSFGSIKALLDTTHECLSSLKNLGIDTGTWDPVLIYVICQKLDFQTRRDWEHSLRSSTELPSRDEMFSFLERTFRTLESLEDDSSNSGRIKSAKVKSRSFNAAKFTAPRSISCCYCSKNHYLSKCYQFLALSLNMKNDFLRNRNICRNCLSLGHHHDKCPSLYRCGTCNLPHHTVLHSDDTPSIQNRNESDETHITSHAAGVLHDVFLYTIRLFVETCHGRYPMRALLDPGSQGSLVSESAVQLLGVKRKRSFCKVVGVGDGNENISKYSVEIDLWSTKLKPVLTCTAFVLRNVSSYRPNTSRRISFPGICIDALADPYYYKSDPIDIILGSDVCSKIQIPTESFIHDELFFQNTHFGWVFSGSPVSVSPNVIHFHNTNLEGILRAFWEQEEIISSRQLTDEEEACEDFFLRTTTRSPDGRYCVHLPFRNILNEKPLPVMHNNLIGALSRYNQLEKSFLRRPLYAKAYRQFIREYEMLGHMSRIGYYTPSVSGNSYFLPHHGIFKEDSTTTKLRVVFDGSSHIKGHKSLNEELAPGPALQNDLPMVITRWRKHRFAFSADIEKMFRQINVCQEHRPFQQILWRANPNEDISVYQLTTVTYGTTSAPYLAIRILRKLAQDYENYFPHESSILTTDSYVDDILSGSDSVNGVISMYKNLSALLREGGFNLRKWITNCPELLREIPEEFRETSVTLNFDQDNVVKTLGVQWNIRTDTFSFRVCLNDPHPVSKRSILSDTARLYDPLGWLTPSTVIAKSLFKKLWENGVGWDDPVPPFIEHDWIKYRSALPSFSELKIPRWLNFSPHSKLELHCFSDASTIAYAAAVYVRVVTLDNVFVNLLQAKSKVTPIKTVSIPRLELCAAVLAAKLLHKVKGSFSDTSIQDVHFWSDSFTVLSWLRKPPTRWSVYVANRVAEIQRLSDPSQWRYVPSALNPADCASRGMHPSDLVENFSWWYGPNFLKLPSRYWPETLPNLETDEESKYPDIQCHLISDVEYPVLLSRYSDLRRLLRITAYCLRFVHNCRNVTKQKTGMLQHACLREALLTLIRVTQNIDFSQEIKLLVNKSEVKHKPLLRLLPFIDGTGIIRVGGRLQNSELPYDVKHPILLAKSNPLSKLIIRDAHERTLNGGITLTMSYVNRKYWVISGNQLAKRIINNCIRCFRYTARTSRQIMGNLPAVRTNMTRPFKHSGVDYAGPIYMKNSTLRSSVTTKGYICLFICMVTKALHLEAVSDMTTNSFLAAFRRFVSRRGSCTDIYSDCGTNFVGASKELRAMIHRSENSLPDDIRQNLSALGTDWHFIPPASPNFGGLWEAGVKSVKYHLKRITGDRLLSYEEFSTLLCEIESCLNSRPLCPLSSDPSDINALTPAHFLIGEPSTCIPEESLLDRNINRLSRWKKIEMLKQHFWKRWYREYINRLQARPKWLTEKKDAKIGDLVIIADERCGPAQWLLGRIQEVHPGPDGHVRVVSIWYSTDENTEAAIETPIEEQQLKDGAFLSCFYKIKLHVKSILSCECLNATKEKRHI